A genomic stretch from uncultured Cohaesibacter sp. includes:
- a CDS encoding MFS transporter: protein MSTTYSDPGEITSGFEENAASHVQSGTSTFRRISIAFFLAGFATFALLYCVQPLLPLFAEHFHVLPATSSLPLSLTLGCLAVSIMIMGALSQQLGRKGLMLTSMVSAAALNLLASIAPDWSTLLIARALEGVALGGLPAVAMAYLAEEIDPKHLPKAMGIYIAGTSVGAMLGRVGMGSLSEFISWQQAMEVLGVLCLMAAGGFALLLPPSKNFTKTRHVGLGFHGQTWLGHLKNPALQKVYMLGFCLTGVFSTVYNYLSFRLFEPPYNMSPFTVSLMFLLFLFGTVASSYTGALTLRFGAKRLLLFSFALTFVGVLITLPGSLFFICVGIAFITVGFFIGHSVASGLVGLSAKGNKGHASSLYLLFYYMGASLVGYVGGWFWHLGQWPGLAALTCLLAMVALVVSSRLKKA, encoded by the coding sequence ATGTCCACGACCTACTCCGATCCCGGAGAAATAACTTCGGGATTTGAAGAGAATGCCGCTTCTCACGTTCAGTCCGGCACCAGCACCTTTCGCCGGATTTCGATTGCCTTTTTCCTTGCCGGCTTTGCGACCTTTGCGCTGCTCTATTGTGTTCAGCCGCTGTTGCCGCTTTTTGCCGAGCATTTCCATGTTCTTCCCGCCACCAGCTCGCTGCCCCTATCCCTGACATTGGGCTGCCTTGCGGTTTCCATCATGATCATGGGGGCCCTGTCCCAGCAGCTGGGGCGCAAGGGGCTTATGCTTACCTCGATGGTTTCGGCGGCTGCGCTCAACCTCTTGGCATCCATTGCGCCCGACTGGTCCACGCTTCTGATTGCGCGGGCGCTTGAAGGCGTGGCGCTCGGTGGGCTTCCTGCCGTAGCCATGGCCTATCTTGCCGAAGAGATTGACCCGAAACATCTGCCCAAGGCCATGGGCATCTATATTGCAGGCACCTCGGTTGGTGCCATGTTGGGGCGTGTCGGCATGGGCTCGCTCAGTGAGTTCATCTCCTGGCAGCAGGCCATGGAAGTGCTCGGTGTTCTCTGTCTGATGGCCGCCGGAGGCTTTGCCCTGTTGCTGCCGCCTTCAAAGAATTTTACAAAGACCAGACATGTTGGGCTGGGGTTTCATGGGCAGACATGGTTGGGACATCTGAAAAATCCGGCCTTGCAGAAGGTCTATATGCTGGGCTTCTGCCTTACCGGTGTTTTCTCCACGGTCTATAACTATCTGTCTTTCCGTCTGTTCGAGCCACCCTACAATATGAGCCCCTTTACGGTGAGCCTCATGTTCCTGCTGTTCCTGTTCGGAACGGTGGCGTCTTCCTATACGGGCGCCCTGACATTGCGGTTTGGAGCCAAGCGGTTGCTGCTGTTCTCTTTTGCGCTGACCTTTGTCGGGGTGCTGATCACGTTGCCGGGCTCGCTATTTTTCATCTGTGTTGGCATTGCCTTCATTACGGTTGGATTCTTTATTGGTCATTCGGTGGCGAGTGGCTTGGTCGGCTTGTCTGCCAAGGGCAACAAGGGGCATGCGTCTTCGCTTTATCTGCTGTTCTACTATATGGGAGCGAGCCTTGTGGGTTATGTTGGCGGCTGGTTCTGGCATCTGGGCCAATGGCCGGGGTTGGCGGCGCTCACATGCCTTCTGGCAATGGTTGCGCTTGTGGTTTCTTCACGGCTGAAAAAGGCCTGA
- the leuB gene encoding 3-isopropylmalate dehydrogenase: MSHKLFLLPGDGIGPEIMKEVKAIIDWMNATLDVSFETDDGLVGGSAYDAYGVAISEEDMAKAMAADAVIFGAVGGPKWANVPYEARPEAALLRLRKDLGLFANLRPALVYPALADSSSLKKELVEGLDILIVRELTGGVYFGEPKEIVTLEDGQKRAIDTQLYTTSEIERITRVAFDLAKTRSNRVASAEKHNVMKSGLLWKEVVTKLGSKEYPETPLEHILADNCAMQLVRRPKQFDVILCDNLFGDILSDVAAMLTGSLGMLPSASLGSPDAKTGKRKAMYEPVHGSAPDIAGKGIANPIAMIASFSMALRYSFEMGKEADMIDKAIATVLEKGLRTADIAKEGDTVATTSEMGAAVLAELKALA; the protein is encoded by the coding sequence ATGTCCCACAAACTTTTCCTTCTGCCCGGCGACGGTATCGGCCCTGAAATCATGAAAGAAGTAAAGGCAATCATCGACTGGATGAATGCCACTCTCGATGTGAGCTTCGAAACCGACGACGGGCTCGTCGGCGGCTCTGCCTATGATGCCTATGGGGTTGCCATCTCGGAAGAAGACATGGCCAAGGCAATGGCAGCCGATGCAGTCATCTTCGGCGCAGTTGGCGGACCGAAATGGGCCAATGTGCCTTATGAAGCCCGCCCCGAAGCAGCTCTTCTGCGCCTGCGCAAGGATCTGGGCCTGTTTGCCAATCTGCGTCCGGCTCTGGTCTATCCTGCTCTGGCTGACAGCTCTTCCCTCAAGAAAGAACTGGTTGAAGGCCTCGATATCCTCATCGTGCGCGAATTGACCGGCGGCGTCTATTTCGGTGAACCGAAGGAAATTGTGACGCTGGAAGATGGCCAGAAACGCGCCATCGATACCCAGCTTTATACGACAAGCGAAATCGAACGCATCACCCGTGTTGCCTTCGACCTTGCCAAGACCCGCTCCAACCGCGTGGCTTCGGCTGAGAAGCACAATGTCATGAAGTCCGGCCTGCTCTGGAAGGAAGTCGTCACCAAGCTGGGCTCCAAGGAATATCCCGAGACCCCGCTTGAACATATTCTGGCCGACAACTGCGCCATGCAGCTGGTGCGCCGCCCCAAACAGTTCGATGTCATCCTGTGCGACAACCTGTTCGGCGACATCCTGTCTGACGTAGCTGCCATGTTGACCGGCTCTCTGGGCATGCTGCCATCGGCGTCTCTTGGCTCTCCGGATGCGAAAACCGGCAAACGCAAGGCTATGTACGAGCCAGTACACGGCTCCGCTCCGGACATTGCAGGCAAAGGTATCGCCAACCCGATTGCCATGATCGCCTCCTTCTCCATGGCCCTGCGCTACAGCTTCGAAATGGGCAAGGAAGCCGACATGATCGACAAGGCCATCGCCACTGTGCTGGAAAAGGGACTGCGCACCGCCGACATTGCCAAGGAAGGCGACACTGTCGCAACCACGTCTGAAATGGGCGCTGCGGTTCTGGCCGAGCTCAAGGCTCTGGCATAA
- the leuD gene encoding 3-isopropylmalate dehydratase small subunit has protein sequence MEKFTTLTAVAAPMPLINIDTDMIIPKQFLKTIKRSGLGVDLFYEMRFNEDGSENKDFILNQDAYRNAEIIVAGDNFGCGSSREHAPWALKDFGIKCIISTSFADIFYNNSFKNGILPIVVSEEDQAKLMDDASRGANATLTIDLENQVIKGPDGGEISFELDPFKKKCLLEGLDDIGLTMEKIANVDKFESEMTKERPWV, from the coding sequence ATGGAAAAATTCACAACTTTGACCGCTGTAGCGGCACCCATGCCCTTGATCAATATCGATACGGATATGATCATCCCGAAACAGTTCCTGAAAACAATCAAGCGCTCCGGCCTTGGCGTCGATCTCTTCTATGAAATGCGCTTCAACGAAGATGGCTCCGAGAACAAGGATTTCATTCTCAATCAGGATGCCTACCGCAACGCAGAAATCATCGTGGCAGGCGACAATTTCGGCTGCGGTTCTTCCCGTGAGCACGCACCTTGGGCACTGAAAGACTTCGGCATCAAATGCATCATCTCCACCAGCTTCGCCGATATCTTCTACAATAACAGCTTCAAGAACGGCATCCTGCCGATTGTTGTGAGCGAAGAAGATCAGGCCAAATTGATGGACGACGCGTCACGCGGCGCCAACGCCACCCTGACCATAGACCTTGAAAATCAGGTCATCAAGGGGCCGGATGGCGGCGAAATCAGCTTTGAACTGGATCCTTTCAAGAAGAAATGTCTGCTTGAAGGCCTTGATGATATCGGCCTGACGATGGAAAAGATCGCCAATGTCGACAAGTTCGAATCTGAAATGACCAAAGAACGTCCCTGGGTCTAG
- the argC gene encoding N-acetyl-gamma-glutamyl-phosphate reductase has translation MTTKLFIDGEAGTTGLQIRTRLEGRDDIKFLRLPENLRKDAEARAQMLNEADIAILCLPDAAAIEAVGLIEDKETRVIDASTAHRTAEGWAYGFAELDSDQREKIAASRRVANPGCYPQGYIAIMRPLVDAGIIPANFPATLNAISGYSGGGKGMIAEYEREEEPVTVPYWPYGLTLAHKHVPEMTFYAGLEHPPVFQPAVGRYAQGMIDAVPLNLWALDSAPKLADLHACLERRYRNETFVKVAPLEAAGRLEAITPEKLNGTNSLHLHIHGNDETGQAVLLAVYDNLGKGASGAAVQNMNIMMGIEETTGLTIADL, from the coding sequence ATGACGACAAAATTATTCATCGACGGCGAAGCAGGCACCACCGGATTGCAGATTCGGACTCGCCTTGAAGGCCGCGACGATATCAAATTCCTGCGCTTGCCTGAAAATCTACGCAAGGATGCCGAAGCCAGAGCGCAAATGCTCAATGAGGCTGATATCGCCATCCTCTGTCTGCCCGATGCAGCCGCAATCGAGGCGGTTGGCCTGATCGAAGACAAGGAAACACGCGTCATCGACGCCTCAACTGCTCACAGGACGGCGGAAGGCTGGGCCTATGGCTTCGCCGAGCTTGATTCCGATCAGCGCGAAAAGATTGCCGCTTCCAGGCGGGTTGCCAATCCGGGCTGTTATCCTCAGGGCTATATTGCCATCATGCGGCCACTGGTCGATGCAGGCATCATTCCGGCCAACTTTCCCGCAACGCTCAATGCCATCTCAGGCTATTCGGGCGGCGGCAAGGGCATGATCGCCGAATATGAGCGCGAGGAAGAGCCCGTAACGGTGCCCTACTGGCCCTATGGCCTGACCCTTGCGCACAAGCATGTGCCGGAAATGACCTTTTATGCCGGGCTTGAACACCCACCCGTGTTCCAGCCCGCCGTTGGCCGCTACGCGCAGGGCATGATAGATGCCGTACCGCTCAATCTGTGGGCGCTGGACTCGGCTCCCAAACTTGCCGACCTGCATGCCTGCCTTGAACGGCGCTACAGAAACGAGACCTTCGTCAAGGTCGCGCCTCTGGAAGCGGCCGGACGCCTTGAAGCGATCACTCCGGAAAAGCTGAATGGCACCAACTCGCTTCATCTTCATATTCACGGCAATGACGAGACCGGACAGGCCGTCTTGCTGGCTGTGTACGACAATCTGGGCAAAGGCGCCTCTGGCGCTGCCGTTCAGAATATGAACATCATGATGGGCATTGAAGAGACCACCGGCCTCACCATCGCAGATCTGTAA